In the Vicia villosa cultivar HV-30 ecotype Madison, WI unplaced genomic scaffold, Vvil1.0 ctg.000481F_1_1, whole genome shotgun sequence genome, one interval contains:
- the LOC131628815 gene encoding uncharacterized protein LOC131628815, with translation MDIMNLFNEFHGTGVLSKAITSSFLTLIPKTPNTMCLDDFRPIFLVGSIYKVISKLLAARLKKVLHCLVSPCQSAFVPRRQMIDEVLIANEIVDIASKEGSWECLLFKVDFEKAYDKPDEGLQSRERKAKEMGEFSSFIVKDSCAMDILQFADDTLMLGNGGWKYVWDLKTVLRGFEIISDLGVNFHKSKLIGLNLNPHFLLAAANFLACKVETNPFSFLEIQIGINPGRASSWIPLIDKLKLSFFKASVSVCKEIVKIQSSFLWGETTEEKDTLGNPLSRNCSIWWKDLLNLDKRDHDRILLDNCSILLGDGKSALFWIDDWNQVGILRDIYPDLYAISSDKKETVASWIRRMNERERGGFGSPESVHFSVADRMQNLRLILGRIEFSNGLDDVKNQGHEGSSSREEILFKNLWKTSVPFQIKAFGWRLLHDRLATKNNLLIRGIIHSLSNLFCPFCLESEESLYHLLSSCHVSREVWSRVASWAGFVNTNKDTIGQHFLVWVEFFKKKKVRSGNEGIVWIAVWWSLWRARIGMIFNDAINFVSDIIWDIKVLAWK, from the exons ATGGATATCATGAATCTGTTTAACGAGTTTCATGGTACTGGTGTGCTCTCCAAAGCAATAACTTCCTCCTTTCTCACGCTGATACCCAAGACTCCGAATACAATGTGTCTTGATGATTTCAGACCGATTTTCCTTGTCGGAAGCATATACAAGGTTATTTCCAAACTGTTAGCGGCAAGATTAAAGAAAGTGTTGCACTGTTTAGTTTCGCCGTGCCAAAGCGCGTTTGTTCCCAGAAGACAAATGATAGACGAAGTTCTTATTGCAAACGAGATTGTCGACATCGCAAGTAAGGAAGGGAGCTGGGAATGCTTGCTTTTTAAAGTAGACTTTGAAAAAGCCTACGATAAG CCCGACGAAGGACTTCAGAGTCGGGAGAG GAAGGCGAAGGAAATGGGAGAGTTTTCTAGTTTCATAGTGAAGGATAGCTGTGCAATGGATATTCTGCAATTCGCAGACGACACTTTGATGTTGGGAAATGGAGGTTGGAAATATGTTTGGGATCTTAAAACAGTTTTGAGAGGGTTCGAAATCATCTCCGACTTGGGAGTGAATTTTCACAAGAGCAAATTGATTGGTCTCAATCTGAACCCGCACTTTTTACTTGCTGCAGCAAACTTTTTGGCGTGTAAGGTGGAAACAAACCCGTTCTCTTTCCTCGAAATTCAAATTGGTATTAACCCGGGGAGAGCTTCTTCGTGGATTCCTTTAATTGATAAATTGAAG CTGTCTTTCTTCAAGGCGTCGGTGTCGGTTTGTAAGGAAATCGTGAAAATCCAGAGTAGTTTTCTGTGGGGCGAAACGACAGAGGAAAAGGATACATTGG GAAATCCTCTCAGCCGCAATTGCTCGATATGGTGGAAGGATTTATTGAATTTGGACAAGAGAGACCATGACAGAATTCTTCTCGATAACTGCAGTATTTTGTTAGGTGATGGCAAGTCGGCTTTGTTTTGGATAGATGATTGGAATCAAGTAGGTATCTTAAGGGATATCTACCCCGATCTGTATGCTATCAGTTCTGATAAGAAGGAGACAGTGGCTAGCTGGATTAGGCGGATGAACGAAAGGGAGAGGGGTGGATTCGGGAGTCCGGAGTCGGTTCACTTTTCTGTTGCGGACAGAATGCAGAACTTAAGACTGATTTTGGGCAGGATTGAATTTAGTAATGGGCTAGATGACGTG AAGAATCAAGGTCATGAGGGCAGTAGTAGCAGAGAGGAGATATTATTCAAGAATTTGTGGAAGACATCGGTTCCGTTTCAGATTAAGGCATTTGGATGGCGTCTTCTGCATGACAGATTGGCAACGAAAAACAATTTGCTAATTAGAGGTATTATTCATTCACTATCTAATTTGTTTTGTCCTTTTTGTCTCGAAAGTGAAGAATCTCTATACCATCTCCTTTCATCTTGTCATGTGTCGAGGGAGGTATGGAGTCGAGTGGCGTCGTGGGCTGGGTTTGTTAACACGAACAAGGACACTATCGGGCAGCATTTTTTGGTTTGGGTTGAGTTCTTTAAGAAGAAAAAAGTCAGAAGCGGTAACGAAGGTATTGTATGGATTGCTGTTTGGTGGTCGTTATGGAGGGCGAGAATTGGAATGATCTTCAATGATGCGATTAATTTTGTTTCGGATATAATTTGGGATATCAAGGTTTTAGCTTGGAAATAG
- the LOC131628816 gene encoding uncharacterized protein LOC131628816: MFQERGKRLKLEPELKLISEPEIPSESCDERGKRLKSESELESESESESESELESASDSEPEPFPKWDYRTKPFKDLVYEDFSSRYDDHPQPYIFGCARFVYRNKAQIKIDEEEAKALADYLRDSANISPFDAIPVPPLANKCGNNFPRPITTTMTDDCRALLIQLSKLALTKFNDENNQVINYLTTIKNIYMFIHSLTYLLFYSCFI; the protein is encoded by the exons ATGTTTCAAGAGAG AGGGAAGCGGTTGAAATTGGAACCGGAACTGAAATTGATATCGGAACCTGAAATTCCATCGGAAAGCTGCGATGAAAGAGGGAAGCGGCTGAAATCGGAATCGGAACTTGAATCGGAATCAGAATCGGAGTCTGAATCGGAGCTGGAGTCGGCATCCGATTCGGAACCGGAGCCATTTCCAAAATGGGATTATAGAACGAAACCATTTAAAGATCTGGTTTATGAAGACTTCTCAAGCCGTTATGACGATCACCCTCAACCTTATATTTTTGGGTGTGCGCGCTTTGTTTATAGGAATAAGGCTCAGATTAAGATAGACGAGGAAGAAGCTAAGGCACTTGCCGACTATTTACGAGACTCTGCTaacataagtcccttcgatgctaTCCCTGTTCCACCCTTAGCAAATAAATGTGGCAATAACTTTCCCAGACCCATTACTACTACCATGACCGATGATTGTCGCGCTCTTCTCATTCAACTTTCCAAGCTTGCTTTGACAAAGTTCAATGATGAAAACAATCAGGTTATAAACTACTTAACCACCATCAAAAACATATATATGTTTATTCATTCCTTAACTTATTTGTTATTCTACTCTTGTTTTATTTAG
- the LOC131628817 gene encoding uncharacterized protein LOC131628817, which translates to MCGVAFNVANARAFKLMLEAVGSYGPHLKPPSYHELRVPLLKNELEYTKGLLKNQEVQRNKYGCSIMLDGWTDRKGRTLINFLVNCSTGTMFVKSVDASDYAKTGEKLAELLDTFVEEMGEKNVVQLITDNGSNYVAAGKVLCERRKHLFWTPCAAHCIDLMLEDIGKIPKVKKVIQKGIKVVGYIYNHTFALNLMRKTTGNVELVKQGVTRFATHFLCLQRMQELRGKLREMFLCEEWTSSKCAKDAKGKGAATTILNVSFWNDVLYTLKCMAPLVDVLRMVDNERKPAMGYIYAAMGVAKESIEKAFSLNSSKYKAVFEIIDKRWECQLHHPLHATGNYLNPEYYFSKPEIESDARLVKGLRRCIERLSESEDVEDMISVELAQYRSASGLFGIKAAMRQRSTLAPAEWWKSYGAETPHLQLLAIKVLSLSCSASRCERNWSIFEHIHSKKRNKLEHQKLQDLVFIKYNQALVERFEIRDKIDPMEFSEINFHTEWLVGEMEKEVNGTPTNIKATKSNNCTKSNNCTTSGGRRG; encoded by the exons ATGTGTGGAGTTGCTTTTAATGTAGCAAATGCAAGAGCTTTTAAGTTGATGTTGGAAGCCGTTGGGAGCTATGGTCCTCATTTGAAGCCGCCAAGTTATCATGAACTTAGGGTTCCACTTCTTAAAAATGAGTTGGAATATACGAAAGGTTTGTTGAAGAACCAAGAGGTGCAAAGAAACAAATACGGTTGTTCAAttatgttggatggttggacgGATAGAAAAGGTAGAACATTGATCAATTTCTTGGTCAATTGCTCGACGGGGaccatgtttgtgaagagtgtggATGCTTCTGACTATGCAAAGACGGGGGAAAAGCTAGCCGAGTTGTTGGACACATTTGttgaggaaatgggtgaaaaaaatGTTGTCCAATTGATCACCGATAATGGAAGTAACTATGTAGCGGCGGGTAAAGTATTGTGTGAAAGGAGGAAACACTTGTTTTGGACTCCATGTGCTGCCCATTGTATAGACCTTATGTTAGAAGACATAGGCAAAATTCCAAAGGTGAAAAAGGTTATACAAAAAGGGATTAAGGTTGTGGGCTACATTTATAATCATACTTTTGCTTTGAATTTAATGAGAAAGACTACCGGCAATGTTGAATTGGTTAAACAAGGAGTGACAAGGTTTGCTACCCATTTCCTTTGCCTACAAAGAATGCAAGAACTAAGAGGAAAGCTTAGAGAGATGTTCCTTTGTGAAGAATGGACAAGTTCCAAGTGTGCCAAAGATGCTAAAGGAAAAGGGGCAGCTACTACTATTCTTAATGTATCATTTTGGAATGATGTTCTCTACACTCTTAAGTGCATGGCGCCTCTTGTAGATGTGCTAAGAATGGTTGACAATGAAAGGAAACCTGCAATGGGATACATATATGCCGCAATGGGGGTAGCGAAGGAATCGATTGAAAAAGCTTTCAGTTTAAATTCAAGCAAGTACAAAGCCGTTTTTGAAATCATTGATAAAAGATGGGAGTGTCAACTTCATCATCCGCTACATGCTACAGGTAACTATCTCAATCCTGAATATTATTTTTCTAAACCAGAAATTGAGTCCGATGCTAGATTGGTGAAAGGCCTCCGTAGGTGCATTGAGAGACTTAGTGAAAGTGAAGATGTGGAGGATATGATTTCAGTAGAATTGGCACAATATCGGAGTGCTTCAGGTCTCTTTGGTATAAAAGCGGCAATGAGACAAAGGTCGACATTAGCTCCAG CTGAGTGGTGGAAGTCTTATGGAGCCGAAACTCCGCATTTGCAATTGTTGGCTATTAAAGTGTTGAGTTTGAGTTGCAGTGCTTCCAGATGTGAGCGTAACTGGAGCATCTTTGAGCAT ATTCATTccaagaagagaaataaattggaacatcaaaaattgcaAGACTTGGTGTTTATCAAGTATAATCAAGCTTTGGTAGAGAGGTTTGAAATTCGAGATAAAATTGATCCTATGGAATTTAGCGAAATTAATTTCCACACCGAATGGTTGGTGGGAGAGATGGAAAAG GAGGTCAATGGCACGCCCACAAACATCAAGGCCACCAAGAGCAACAATTGCACCAAGAGCAACAATTGCACAACAAGTGGTGGTAgaagaggttga